In a single window of the Necator americanus strain Aroian chromosome X, whole genome shotgun sequence genome:
- a CDS encoding hypothetical protein (NECATOR_CHRX.G25052.T1), translating into MCSSEARAYPRSDAHCPRPGNVANMRGLPARGRSRPKKLVRHRQQHPVRLATLNVGTLTGRSRELADSLRKRRVDICCVQETRWKGSKARELGDGYKLIYHGTSNRNGVGIILNESFRNSVTAVDRLSDRLMAVKVDTGEVELRVVSAYAPQMGCSEEEKACFWEDLEQYVRSLESEEVLLIGGDFNGHVGSRKDGFESCHGGYGYGARNDDGLRILEYAVASDLIIANTQYRKRKSHLITYTSGGRETQIDFWMLRRRDRRLLQDSKVIPTDHVAAQHHLLVMDLKISRPRKRHPRTETQRIKWWNLKDRKEVFFASVAPSTLLHPTHSVEEMWLSTSSVIRLTAENTLGKTTLGKPKVQKVTWFWNEEVQAAIREKKSKYKLWWRTRQPEDRGAYLAAKREAKKAVSKAKSDRYKAVYDMLDTREGERAVYRLVRARHRSTLDMEHTKIVKGADGAVLPRSGQILERWREYYNHLCNEEFCHPPIPTVPSVEGPVLPITAVEVSAALAKMKSNKATGPDDIPVDIWKLLGDRGSMWLATLFNKIVAEGRTPDVWQTSVTVPVWKGKGDIADCTSYRPIRLLCHTMKIFERVLEARLRKIVSVSLNQCGFVKDCSTIDAIHAVRILLEKHREKNRSVHFAFLDLEKAFDRVPHELLWMSMRSHRVPEEYVRWTKLLYAKPTSVVRCAVGTSRPFPVRVGVHQGSSLSPLLFILCMDTITKEIQKQHPWTLLFADDVMLASESRDDLQKQVQSWKDQLQQYGLRLNTSKTEYMECGPRIEDGSVRVDGTELNKVNCFKYLGSKVTSTGDIDQEGRARVNAAWMKWKMATGVLCDKKVPVRLKSKIYRTVVRPVALYGCECWPTTKALERVLHAMEMRMLRWTIGVTLKEKVSNDTPSSVSSR; encoded by the coding sequence atgtgttcttcagaagctagggcgtaccccagaagcgacgcgcattgtcctcgcccgggcaatgtggcaaatatgcgagggctaccggctagaggacgaagccggccaaagaagttagtccgccatcgccagcaacatccagtgcgcttggcaacacttaacgttgggacgcttactggaagaagtcgtgaactggcagacagtctcagaaaacgccgtgttgacatatgttgtgtacaggagactcgctggaaaggctccaaggcaagggaattaggcgatggctacaagctgatctaccacggcacatcaaatcgcaacggcgttggtatcatattgaacgagtcgtttagaaatagcgtcacagcggtggatcgactatcggatcgcttgatggctgtaaaagtagatacaggagaagtggaattgcgagtcgtctctgcttatgcgccacagatgggctgtagtgaagaagagaaggcgtgcttttgggaagatctggagcagtacgtccgatccctggaaagcgaagaagtacttttaatcggaggagacttcaacggacatgtcggttcccggaaagacggattcgagagttgtcatggtggatacggctatggagctcgtaacgacgacgggttgcgaatcctggagtatgctgttgcaagtgacttgatcattgctaacacgcagtatcggaaaagaaaatcgcatttgatcacgtacaccagcggcggtcgtgaaacacaaatagatttctggatgttacgccgacgagatcgccgacttctgcaggattcaaaagtcatccctacagatcatgtcgctgcccaacaccatctgctcgttatggacttgaaaatctcccgtccaaggaagagacatccaaggactgaaacacagcgcatcaaatggtggaatctgaaggatcgaaaggaggtatttttcgcgtccgtggctccatctacacttctcCACCCTACTcatagtgtggaggaaatgtggttgtctacttccagcgttatacgcttgaccgcggaaaacactctgggaaagacgactctaggtaagccaaaggtacaaaaggttacgtggttttggaacgaggaagttcaggcggcaattcgtgagaagaagtccaagtataagctctggtggaggacgcgtcagcctgaagatcggggtgcttacctagcggcgaagagggaggctaagaaggcagtctccaaggcgaagtcggaccgctacaaggctgtatacgacatgcttgataccagagaaggcgagcgggcagtgtatcgtttagtcagagcacgtcatcgctcaacgttggatatggagcacaccaagatcgttaagggagctgatggagccgttctgccccgctctggtcagatcctggagaggtggcgagagtactacaatcacttgtgtaacgaagagttctgtcatcctcccatcccaaccgttcccagcgtcgagggtcctgttctaccaattactgccgtcgaagtcagtgctgccctcgcaaaaatgaagtcgaacaaggcaaccggtcctgatgacatacctgttgatatctggaagctgctaggagatcgagggtccatgtggctcgcaactctatttaacaagatcgttgcagaaggacggactccagacgtttggcaaacttccgtgaccgtgcctgtttggaaagggaaaggagacattgctgactgcacctcgtacaggcctatacgactgctctgccatacgatgaagatttttgagcgtgtcctggaagctcgtctgaggaaaattgttagcgtttcactcaaccagtgcggttttgtgaaggactgcagcactatagatgctatccatgctgtccgaatcctcctggagaaacatcgagagaagaaccgcagtgtgcattttgcttttctcgatctcgagaaagctttcgaccgtgtcccacatgagctgttatggatgtccatgaggtcgcatagagtaccagaagaatatgtgaggtggacgaagctgctttatgcgaagcctaccagcgttgtacgatgtgctgttggaacaagcaggccattccctgtacgagtaggggttcatcagggttcctccctctcacctctgctgttcatactgtgcatggacacgataacgaaggaaatccagaagcagcatccgtggactctactctttgccgacgatgtcatgctcgcgtcggagtctcgagatgatcttcagaaacaagtgcagtcttggaaggatcagctgcagcaatatggattgcgcctcaacacatcaaaaactgagtacatggagtgcggaccaaggatagaggatggttcagttcgtgttgatggcaccgaattaaacaaggtgaactgcttcaagtaccttggatccaaagtgacttccacaggcgacattgatcaagaaggtcgagcacgtgttaatgctgcatggatgaaatggaaaatggcaacaggggtactgtgcgacaagaaagtccctgttcgactgaagtcgaagatctacaggacggttgtgcgtcctgttgccctttacggatgcgagtgctggccgacaacgaaagccttggaaagagtgctgcacgctatggagatgcggatgttgaggtggacgataggtgtgacgctaaaagagaaagtatccaacgacactccatcttcggtgtcgtcccgataa
- a CDS encoding hypothetical protein (NECATOR_CHRX.G25052.T2) has protein sequence MRGLPARGRSRPKKLVRHRQQHPVRLATLNVGTLTGRSRELADSLRKRRVDICCVQETRWKGSKARELGDGYKLIYHGTSNRNGVGIILNESFRNSVTAVDRLSDRLMAVKVDTGEVELRVVSAYAPQMGCSEEEKACFWEDLEQYVRSLESEEVLLIGGDFNGHVGSRKDGFESCHGGYGYGARNDDGLRILEYAVASDLIIANTQYRKRKSHLITYTSGGRETQIDFWMLRRRDRRLLQDSKVIPTDHVAAQHHLLVMDLKISRPRKRHPRTETQRIKWWNLKDRKEVFFASVAPSTLLHPTHSVEEMWLSTSSVIRLTAENTLGKTTLGKPKVQKVTWFWNEEVQAAIREKKSKYKLWWRTRQPEDRGAYLAAKREAKKAVSKAKSDRYKAVYDMLDTREGERAVYRLVRARHRSTLDMEHTKIVKGADGAVLPRSGQILERWREYYNHLCNEEFCHPPIPTVPSVEGPVLPITAVEVSAALAKMKSNKATGPDDIPVDIWKLLGDRGSMWLATLFNKIVAEGRTPDVWQTSVTVPVWKGKGDIADCTSYRPIRLLCHTMKIFERVLEARLRKIVSVSLNQCGFVKDCSTIDAIHAVRILLEKHREKNRSVHFAFLDLEKAFDRVPHELLWMSMRSHRVPEEYVRWTKLLYAKPTSVVRCAVGTSRPFPVRVGVHQGSSLSPLLFILCMDTITKEIQKQHPWTLLFADDVMLASESRDDLQKQVQSWKDQLQQYGLRLNTSKTEYMECGPRIEDGSVRVDGTELNKVNCFKYLGSKVTSTGDIDQEGRARVNAAWMKWKMATGVLCDKKVPVRLKSKIYRTVVRPVALYGCECWPTTKALERVLHAMEMRMLRWTIGVTLKEKVSNDTPSSVSSR, from the coding sequence atgcgagggctaccggctagaggacgaagccggccaaagaagttagtccgccatcgccagcaacatccagtgcgcttggcaacacttaacgttgggacgcttactggaagaagtcgtgaactggcagacagtctcagaaaacgccgtgttgacatatgttgtgtacaggagactcgctggaaaggctccaaggcaagggaattaggcgatggctacaagctgatctaccacggcacatcaaatcgcaacggcgttggtatcatattgaacgagtcgtttagaaatagcgtcacagcggtggatcgactatcggatcgcttgatggctgtaaaagtagatacaggagaagtggaattgcgagtcgtctctgcttatgcgccacagatgggctgtagtgaagaagagaaggcgtgcttttgggaagatctggagcagtacgtccgatccctggaaagcgaagaagtacttttaatcggaggagacttcaacggacatgtcggttcccggaaagacggattcgagagttgtcatggtggatacggctatggagctcgtaacgacgacgggttgcgaatcctggagtatgctgttgcaagtgacttgatcattgctaacacgcagtatcggaaaagaaaatcgcatttgatcacgtacaccagcggcggtcgtgaaacacaaatagatttctggatgttacgccgacgagatcgccgacttctgcaggattcaaaagtcatccctacagatcatgtcgctgcccaacaccatctgctcgttatggacttgaaaatctcccgtccaaggaagagacatccaaggactgaaacacagcgcatcaaatggtggaatctgaaggatcgaaaggaggtatttttcgcgtccgtggctccatctacacttctcCACCCTACTcatagtgtggaggaaatgtggttgtctacttccagcgttatacgcttgaccgcggaaaacactctgggaaagacgactctaggtaagccaaaggtacaaaaggttacgtggttttggaacgaggaagttcaggcggcaattcgtgagaagaagtccaagtataagctctggtggaggacgcgtcagcctgaagatcggggtgcttacctagcggcgaagagggaggctaagaaggcagtctccaaggcgaagtcggaccgctacaaggctgtatacgacatgcttgataccagagaaggcgagcgggcagtgtatcgtttagtcagagcacgtcatcgctcaacgttggatatggagcacaccaagatcgttaagggagctgatggagccgttctgccccgctctggtcagatcctggagaggtggcgagagtactacaatcacttgtgtaacgaagagttctgtcatcctcccatcccaaccgttcccagcgtcgagggtcctgttctaccaattactgccgtcgaagtcagtgctgccctcgcaaaaatgaagtcgaacaaggcaaccggtcctgatgacatacctgttgatatctggaagctgctaggagatcgagggtccatgtggctcgcaactctatttaacaagatcgttgcagaaggacggactccagacgtttggcaaacttccgtgaccgtgcctgtttggaaagggaaaggagacattgctgactgcacctcgtacaggcctatacgactgctctgccatacgatgaagatttttgagcgtgtcctggaagctcgtctgaggaaaattgttagcgtttcactcaaccagtgcggttttgtgaaggactgcagcactatagatgctatccatgctgtccgaatcctcctggagaaacatcgagagaagaaccgcagtgtgcattttgcttttctcgatctcgagaaagctttcgaccgtgtcccacatgagctgttatggatgtccatgaggtcgcatagagtaccagaagaatatgtgaggtggacgaagctgctttatgcgaagcctaccagcgttgtacgatgtgctgttggaacaagcaggccattccctgtacgagtaggggttcatcagggttcctccctctcacctctgctgttcatactgtgcatggacacgataacgaaggaaatccagaagcagcatccgtggactctactctttgccgacgatgtcatgctcgcgtcggagtctcgagatgatcttcagaaacaagtgcagtcttggaaggatcagctgcagcaatatggattgcgcctcaacacatcaaaaactgagtacatggagtgcggaccaaggatagaggatggttcagttcgtgttgatggcaccgaattaaacaaggtgaactgcttcaagtaccttggatccaaagtgacttccacaggcgacattgatcaagaaggtcgagcacgtgttaatgctgcatggatgaaatggaaaatggcaacaggggtactgtgcgacaagaaagtccctgttcgactgaagtcgaagatctacaggacggttgtgcgtcctgttgccctttacggatgcgagtgctggccgacaacgaaagccttggaaagagtgctgcacgctatggagatgcggatgttgaggtggacgataggtgtgacgctaaaagagaaagtatccaacgacactccatcttcggtgtcgtcccgataa
- a CDS encoding hypothetical protein (NECATOR_CHRX.G25053.T1) has translation MKEARLRWFGHVLRREEDSVAKTALKLDVSGVRPRGRPKIRWLDRVKLDMIDARLCKADAMDRTKWKTRSRKADPATTRDKR, from the coding sequence atgaaggaggcgcgactgagatggtttggtcacgtattgcggcgggaggaagattctgttgccaaaaccgctctgaagctcgacgtttcaggagtgaggccgcgcggaaggccaaagattcgctggttagaccgtgtgaagctggatatgatagatgcacgtttgtgtaaggctgatgcaatggatagaaccaaatggaagacaagaagcagaaaagcggaccctgcaacaacgcgggacaaacgctag
- a CDS encoding hypothetical protein (NECATOR_CHRX.G25054.T1) has product MQLAVLDFRAVFNSPHRGRLLKALRTDGVPGKFVRLLNDMNQRTTAAVRTQAGCTTPFEVVTGVRQGAVAGLLLFNFAVDDIMRRTADQCPVDIILAPSGRPLIDLEYADDVVIFVESSTELQHVVNLVSKAGYNLWTTSRP; this is encoded by the coding sequence atgcaattagcggTTCTGGACTTTAGAGCCGTTTTcaactctcctcatcgaggccgtcttctcaaggCGCTCCGcaccgatggagtaccaggaaagttcgttcgcttgcttaatgacatgaatcaacgaacaactgctgcagttcgaacacaaGCCGGTTgcacaacaccgtttgaggtggtaactggagtaagacaaggggcagtggcaggactcctcctgttcaacttcgctgTCGACGACATCATGCGGAGAACAGCAGATCAGTGTCCTGTCGATATCAtcctagcaccatcaggacgcCCCTTGatcgatctcgagtacgctgacgatgttgttatattcgtggAAAGTAGTACGGAACTTcagcatgttgtcaaccttgtttCGAAAGCTGGCTACAatctatggactacgtctaggccctga